A part of Paenibacillus donghaensis genomic DNA contains:
- a CDS encoding GntR family transcriptional regulator, whose product MGKQNQAQIAYNSILRDIQENQLTQGQPIIEEEYARKLEMSRTPVREAIRILSVEGFVTVYPRKGAYVSVLTAQDVNDCYEMMEAVEGMIAYLAAQQPSEEHIHLLKELIISMNEQKSLSNFHKWKEYDIQFHRTLHLMCANKLLTYHVEKLFHKTYQIQTQFVSGVNLEKATLEHQAIVDSIIQRDSEQARHYTQQNWSRARHELVNYGYGDKPL is encoded by the coding sequence ATGGGCAAGCAGAATCAGGCGCAGATTGCGTATAACAGCATTCTTCGGGATATCCAGGAGAACCAGCTAACTCAAGGCCAGCCCATCATAGAGGAAGAATACGCCAGAAAGCTGGAAATGAGCCGGACTCCCGTAAGAGAAGCTATACGGATTCTCTCTGTCGAGGGGTTCGTTACAGTCTATCCCCGCAAGGGGGCTTATGTCAGTGTGCTGACCGCACAGGATGTGAATGATTGTTATGAGATGATGGAAGCCGTCGAAGGGATGATCGCCTATCTGGCCGCTCAGCAGCCCTCGGAGGAACATATTCACCTGCTTAAAGAGCTTATTATTAGCATGAATGAGCAGAAGAGCCTGTCCAACTTTCATAAGTGGAAGGAATATGATATCCAGTTCCACCGTACGCTGCACCTTATGTGTGCCAACAAGCTGCTGACTTATCACGTGGAGAAGCTGTTCCATAAAACCTATCAGATCCAGACACAATTTGTAAGCGGTGTGAATCTGGAGAAGGCAACCCTGGAGCACCAGGCCATTGTTGACTCTATTATCCAGAGAGACAGCGAGCAGGCGCGTCACTACACCCAGCAGAACTGGAGCAGAGCGCGACATGAGCTTGTGAATTATGGTTACGGGGACAAGCCCTTATAA